ATGTGTGTCCAGATGTTTTGACAGGAAGATTGTTTGAGAGATAACGATACACCTAATGTTTTGACAGGTGTTTATGTCCGATAACAATAACCAGATCTCTGACCGTAGTTTGACCTTTGGCTGCCAGGATGTCTGGTTGTGGTGACAGGAAGTCTGTTTTAACTGTCCCATGGTTGACCTTTGGTTTGACAGATGTTTTAAGTGATTAAGTTTTGTCAAGTGTGCGGTTTAAAATGAGTGTCTTTCTGACTTTGAATGACTGTCCACATTCAGAACACTATTCTGAACGTTGCTGAAATGACTGAAGATTGGCTTTTACTTTCAAAGAGAGTGTGAGGTCCAAGTTTGAGCAAATTTCTCCACAATCCTTCTGACAGGATCAAGTATCAATTTAATTTATCCTGTAATCGTCTGTGCCTGTACGATTTTGAGCGAACAAATTGTGAAGTGAAACTGTACAACATGGATGTGGGGTATGTGTGGGACGAAGACTCTTACTTGTTTTTCACAGAAAAAGACTGGAACGTGTTCTACAATAAAGTCTGGACAGATCTAAATGATCACAGAGATGACCCGCTATTCATCGGAGAATAACCCTAGGTATTGTGTGGTCAGCGACCATACCTGAAAGAAGCCGGAGGATTACGTCTACATATTCATCTGCAAGAGTAAGTCGGGCCTCGGTGAGCACCTATGTTCAATATCTGAGACCCAGCACAACGAGTGGTTTCCAAAgacatttttattgcattatcGTTATCTCTCAAACAGTCTTCCTGTCAAAACATCTGGTCATTCAACCATCAAACACACATCTGGACACACATTTCCGGTTTTGGTTATCAAAAAGAAACATCCGTCACGTCTTCCGGACAAGCCCCATCGTCAGTTATTTTGAAAAGTCCAATACATTAAGTACTTGTGAGTAGTTATTTATCATTTACAGTAGAGGCTTTGTATTTGCAGGCTCGGTTTGCATCGTGAAGCTGAGAAACAATTCAGATCCGCTCTCAGTCATCAGGAGTTTGTTGATACTTACCTGTACCTCGCAAAGGTAACATCACTATTCATGACTTACACGTGTCCAAACCAGATGAGACACAATTAGATTCCAGCAAAAAGCAATTGGTCTGTCCACACTGGATGCTATGCGACACTCCTACACTTAAATGACTAATAAAATCAGAACGGTGTTTATGGCACGTAATTTATCCTTTTCTCACTGAAGCTGTGTATGGACACCCTGTCTATGGCAAGCTctgaggggataaatacacaatcacacacatccaCTGGGTGAAGTTACTCATTAATCGTATCCTGATCATTTCTATTGTTAATGTTCACGTGGTACTCCTGTTGCTATTTCGGCGAGCTTCATGTGACGGGGAGTTACTATGCACCCCTCTACATATGTGACTGAaatatgtctgttattagccacttgCAAATTAATATTAACACTTCACTTGCCAGCGATTGAGTCGTGTAGTGTCAGCACGAgatccttttactgaataaaaagcaaGCAATTAAGatgctggattcagcctcgtcatTCCCAGCATGCTGTGTCTCGTGAACATGCAGGAGAATGCATTTTTATCTCATTCAGTTGAATCAGAGATCTTGTGTGTAGTACTGAGATAATAGCCTTTGCAGTTCTATTATTGGAGAGAGCGTAACAGCTATAATGGTGAACTAGCATTTATGACAGTTTGCTGATGCTATACAAATGAATGAAGACAGCCGTAAACTGACCTTCCGGTCGTAAAATCATCCATGAGTTCTTTTATAAAACCGCAATTTGATCATATTAAACTCCACACAGTTCATTACAAAAGGattatttagtgtaaaacatgttgaagattagcggacTAGCGGTTAATTCATTAAATGATGAGCTGTTTTCTCACAAGTCATTTATTCTATGttgtgaagcatctcctccaaagacatccattcaaaaagaatgaCCTCTTGTCTCCTTGCCAGTATACTGCCCATAGAACATCTATGGAATGGCCTCATTATGCTAATCTATCCTAACTTTGTTGGCTTCCCTATCAGAAAGGCTTTGATTGAACTCTGAACGTCTCATGGAACTGCACCGCGGACGACGTCACCATAGAAACTCTCTCACGATCACGTGCAGATGAACCGCTTCTCAATCTCAAGTGCCCTGATGTGCACACTGAACACAAAGCGCTCcagtttaaattttatttaatgacCCATGTaatggtaaatgtctttcttcatgagaaataagggcctGTGAGTTAATCGGAGCCTTGAATTCGGcctgaaatcaaaactgaccccatttatttttttaatgcatgttacTAGTCCTATAGTGAACGAATCATACATGCATGTATCCAGGGTcgggagagttacttttgaaatgtattccactacagattacagaatacatgctgtaaaatgtcatttgtaacgtatttcgttagataactcaaattcagtaacatatcttaaatactttggattacttcttcagcactggtagattttttcacttgttttgactataaaaactcaaaatatacatgttaaaaatacattctctgaaaaaccccaATATCTGATGcattgttgtttctaaaacaagattaatcaaattgatttttagatatttttacagtaaaacaataaaaaattattatcaagaatatgatttttgccctaatatcaaaggtcttacaagaaataaagaaattattatccaacgtgaattttcttgataataaatatgatcgtgtctggtcacatgtgcatgtaaaatggctagaaatagcatttaagtttagcataaagctgacaatttacacaggtttatttctatttcttctgctccaaacttcaatcttactgtgcgtgtgagtgagtgagtgagtgagtgagtgagtatgagtgcgTGCAAGTGCGAGTTAGGGTGTTAGTgcaagagagtgtgagtgagagtgagagagtgtgtgcacgtgtgtgtgtgtgcgagtgcgtgcgtgagtgagtgtgtggagtggtggaggcgtagtgggctaaagcacagaactggtaatcagaaggttgctggttcgattcccacagccaccaccattgtgtccttgagtaagacacttaactccatgttcctccgtggggattgtccctgtaataagtgcactgtaagtcgctttggataaaagtgtctgccaaatgcataaatgtaaatgtagtgtgtgtgtgtgagtgcatgagtgtgtgtgtgtgagacagaccTCTGACTGTAAAGCGAGAGATCTCAATACAATAGTTGGTGGGAGTGACACCATCAGGCAAAATCAAGTTATTCAGAACGGGTTAGTGAGACGGTATGTAGTTTAATACATAGACGATGCTCACTCAGAATCTTGTATCTTGTCACTACACGCTAGCGATTTCACCATTACATTTATCTCACATATCCTATCTGTATTTATATCTAAGCATATGGTGCTGCATAATAACTCGACCCCGAATCTTTCTCAGTTTCTCTTTGTGTGGTTTATTAATATACGGCTGGACAGATCTATTTCCAGTAGAGACTACCGAACAAAATTATTCAGAAGCTTTTATACATTATTCCATACTTTACTCCCATAATACTTGTTTACTTAATTGTGATTGGTTCCAAGTCTATTGAAAAAGTTAAAAGTTGCTGTCTAAGCAGATGATGAATTAGACAATTTTTTAGTTAAATGCCAATATATTAAAATTGTTGTAAATTCAGCTGTGGCTGCTCTCTGTTCCCCACGTTCACAGACATTCTTGTTTCATAGAGtaagacaaattatttttaacatcCTGCTTTCTCATATTGTCTACACATGCTTAAACCCCCAAACATCTATCatactggttaggacaaaaactctgataaaCATGGAAAAGAAGCATCTGGTTTAGACACAGTGTTACAGTCATTGCTGTATGGTAAGAACTCTTCATCTATGTTCTTGTTGCAGGTTTATCAGCGTCTCGACCAGCCCATCACCTCTCTGAACCTTTTTAAACAAGGTCTGGATCACTTCCCAGGGGAGGTCACCCTGCTCACAGGAATCGCACGCATCCATGAGGTATTTGTGATTTTTAGTGTCTGTTCATTGTTTTTTGTGTAATGTGACATTTACACTCACTTTGTCTCTGCAGGAAATGAATAACATGACCTCAGCCACAGAATACTACAAAGAAGTCTTAAAACAGGACAACACACATGTGGAGGCCATCGCCTGTATTGGCAGCAATCATTTTTACACGGACCAGCCAGAGATCGCCCTGCGCTTCTACAGGtacattaacattttacaaaGTCAATGTCATGACATACTTCATCACTGTTCTACCTCGATGAttattcttctctctctctctgttaggcGTTTGCTGCAGATGGGGGTGTTCAACTGTCAGCTGTATAATAATCTGGGATTGTGCTGTTTTTATGCGCAGCAGTACGATATGACCCTGTCCTCTTTTGAGAGAGCGTTAGCGCTCGTGTCTAGTGATGATGAACAGGCTGATATCTGGTATAATCTGGGACATGTTGCAGTGGTGAGGAAAAGCTCTTTACCTTTCTGGAATCTATGTGTCACACATCTTTTAGGTCAAATCTATTCAGCCAAGCACACACTACAAGACTCGACACACAGCACATATTTAAACACTCATGGGGGAAATCACTAAGAATGAGTTGCGGTCAGtaaaagtgttgtttatttgcacatgctgtctcCGAtccactaaaggaattatgcaagtCAGGAAACTGTGCTGAACGCAATTTGAACACCTCAATTCCCGATCATGCGGCCGGTTGTGATGATCTGAACTGGACAACATCACtgtgaatcatctctttaacatgcccaAAGTTACACTTGTCTGCACATCTGGATATGTGCAGGTTATaacgctcttctccatcatttaatcagtatttgatgaattactgctgatatgatcgagagaaaatgtacataaacatctcttttaaattcaGTTTACCGCCTGCTTTCAGTGGGCTCTTATAGCACAATGTTGAAAGTGACTGAATTAAAATACGGCGTGACGTTATTTCAGTTCTGATTTCTGGATTGTGTAAGGTTTACTATGTAAATGAAGACGCTATAAGAGGTTTTTGCCCTTAAGGAACACGTTTAGTCAATTTGCTCCTGACTTTATTACTCGATATCTCAATACATTGTCTAATTTGGAAATGAGTTTGACAGATTCATGAAAAAGACGCTTTTCGAAACCTTTTGCAAATCAAACTTTTAATGGTGCATGAAAATGCAGGAACATTTTTCACAATGTATAACAATTAATAACGAATGAATATTTATCCCTATTTTGCTGAAGACTTTCTGTGAATTTTCTAGAGTTTGTAATAAAGTATTAATGGACTGGggaaatatgtaaataatttattagatGTTAGCATTGTGCTCAAGTATAAGTGTTTGAGAAAGCCATATTCAAAGCATTCTGGGGTTTTCTGGTTATCTGTCATTCACAGGGCATTGGTGACTCAACTCTGGCTTACCAGTGCTTTAAACTGACTTTGGCTTTTAACAACAATCACGGTGAGGCTTACAATAATTTAGCTGTACTGGAGATACGGAAAGGCCGTATTGAGCAGGTGAGTTAGTGAACCCTCAAACATCAGCCATCTAGAAAGACACGTTTAACTGCGTATGAACGGCTTTGTGTTATTACACTCATATCATCTTTTTCTtctacacacactcatgcaaatATTGCAGCGCCATCCACTTAACTTCCAGACATTCAAACTTTATTTTGTACATACTTTCGGTCTTAGATGTGCtatgattttttaattttcttttattgttACACTTTaggaaatgtaaaatgaaaactcTCCCTTTGAAAGTCTGTCAGCGATGATGTCATAATGTCCTGTCTGCTTTAATTCGATTTGAACATTTAAAGCTAATCTAGTTATATATGAAATACCATTAATCCAGATGTTGTGGGCACATTGTTACtataaacatttatatacttTGTTTTGGCCACAATACACTTCAAATGTAGTCTGACTCAAATAATATTCTGTACACACAAAGAACTGTGTCCTACAGTCTGATTCCTGTgcctataataaatatatgtaatattaaatttaataaatgtatatttttcaataaatgtactAAAATGTTCTTTAAATATATTGCAGTAGTGATAGAAATGAGTTTAGCGATTGACGTCTTGTTTTGGCACAGGCGAAAGCTTTTCTGCAGACTTCTTCTTCATTGTCTCCTCACATGTACGAGCCACACTTTAATTTCGCCACACTTTCTGATAAGGTACGACTCTCTACACTGATGTAATAATATTATTCTGTATTTGTTATGGTTTTGTTTTCATGGTTGATTTTTGATCTGTACTTGAACATATTTTACTCATTATAATCATACAAATAAAGTGTTTTCAAGCCTAATTTAACAGTTTCAAAATATGCTTTGGGAATTTCTTTCTGAAACTGATGTTTGTTTGTGGCTTGAAGGTTGGTGATCTTCAGAGTAGCTACATGGCCGCTCAGAAGTCTGAAGATGCTTTTCCTGAACATGTGGACACTCAGCAGATCCTGAAAAACCTCCGGCAGCATTTCGCAACATTATAAGCTGTCACCTAACTCTTTAATTACCTAATTACCCAACTGTCCCATCGCTGTGAGAATGGTAGAGACAATTAAAATGGCCTGTAGGAGGTTTGTAGCTAAGTTCATGCTATCTCTTTAGCAGTTAAAAGTTTGATCTATAGCTCAtacatgtacaaacacacacatatatatatatatatatatatggaataataGATTTAGAGCTAATCGTTTTAGTTCTCTAATAAAATCTACAGTTTCAAACAAAATCAGAGACATTTTTTAATGAACACAGAAAACATCTTTGTATTTTGGTACATaaggggtggggaacctttttccCATCAAGGGCCATTGGGGTATTTACAAAATGATCCGTGGGCCATaaaatttctgattgtgggttgaaataaACACATTCCATGACATGCTCATGCACCAAGAAACACTGAAATGTCTGtctattttacaatattttgtgttatcatttaacaattaattaatatattatattgataTTGAATGAACTGTTAATTGAATTAAgggcattttatttatctattcatTTTGCGGGCCTTATACTGTCCTGAGGCCTGATGTTCCCCACCTCTGCCGTACATGGTAAACAATGTTTTAGTTGAAGCTGAAGTGTGAAAATTATTGttctcaaacaggtttcctgataacagtggtggaaagagtgcTGTAAAAATTTCCTTaaaaaataattcacttgagtacataAGTAAATTGATGAAAAACTACAAGTaataactttacaaatgtattttatgaaaattatatatagtataaacagtacttttccattttgtttttgaaagaaacTAATGATTTCACCAAGCATGCTTTACATTGATAAAATATACTGCCACAAACATTGGTAatgttgcaaattattattactgtttgaaatattttatatttttatttattttttatttatagtacAATTAGATTTTCAGCAGTTATTACTCCATTCTACTAAGAAAATAAGGTGCCACCTAATCTTTTTTTctgaaattaacattttttattaattcacatATTTGAacatgggaaaaacaaaacatatatacacagaatcaacgtcaagttcatcctggattaactgcagaagttcatatagatgcaattgtccttgtttattggctgatgaaggcttttgttggcaatagttgtAACAATATGTCTAGCATTCAAACCCAGACTAATTGCCACAAGATTTATATTAGGGAGGGAACCGCCGGCTATGCTCTGTGTTAGTATAAATACTCAGTAAGACAAGAAATAGATGCAAACGTGAGTAGTATTTACAAAAGAAAGAGGTAAAGAATACATACCACCATCAATACATGATAGGAAATCACACATATCATGGCCAGAGTCAAAGCATTTCAACATAGAAGGAACAAATCACACATCAACAACACTATTTAACAAAAGCAGTGCAAAAGTTCTTATCTGCTGTACTTAAGTGCACGAAAGTCTGGAAACGCAATGGCTGGAATCAGTCCGATATAATCCATCATAAACCATGCGAGCAACTAGACTTTTCTCCTTGTACACAGAAGATTCTGAGGAGGATAGAAGTAAGGTGTCCTGAGGTTAAACAGTCCTTTTGATGAACAATCCTCCTGGATATTATCAGTAAGGTTTAAAAAATCCTTATTGACTGAGCAGAAAATCCCATAGATTCCCAGTATGTTAAGAGTGGCAAACAGACACCATGCTGTTCCTCCCCAAACAAAAATCTAACTTCTTCTATCGTTGCCTTACTGATATCCTAGATCAATAAGCACACTACCTCCCCCTAGTGTCAGGTAGCAGCCTTACATACCAAAGGGAAACTATTGTGACAGGCCAAGACATACCCTCCCCCTCAGAAGAAGGCTGGCTATAACCATAACATGGCTTCAGATTTTGTACATGTAAAGTTTCCACAATATCAGGATTATCAATGTACCGCAAAGAACAATTAACAGGTCCAAGTACTTTTACCACCTTGTCAGGGCCTTTCCATTTTGCTGCCAACTTAGCCATATACCCTTCGTCTGCTCTGGAAAGAGGATGGGTCCGGACCCAAACCACATCTCCCACCAAAAACTGCACTGGTTTATGCCACTGATTATAGTACCTTTGCTGTTTTTCTTGGGCTCGTTCAACATTAGCTTTCACCAAGTTGATGAGTTGCCGTTGTCTGTTGAGAAGAACATATGCAGGGTTATCTGGATCAGGGGGTTTGTGGATGCTCTTTCTATGGGTCCTTTCAATTTTTGTCCCAATGTAACCTCTGCAGGGGTGAAACCGGTGCTCTCATGCCATGCAGTGTTAAGAGCAAACCGAAACTCTGCTATCCATTTGTCCCATAGTCGATGTTGATCACCAACATAAGaagcaatcattgttttgaggttGCGATTAACCCTTTCGGTAAGGTTGGTTTGTGGGTGGTAAGCGGTTGTTAATTTCTGAATAACCCCCCATTGCTTGCAGACTGAACTGAGTAATTGAGATGTGAATTGTGCCGCTCTATCTGATACCAAGTATGTAGGTGTACCCCATCTGGTGAAAATCTCCTCCACAAGA
The Xyrauchen texanus isolate HMW12.3.18 chromosome 22, RBS_HiC_50CHRs, whole genome shotgun sequence DNA segment above includes these coding regions:
- the ttc8 gene encoding tetratricopeptide repeat protein 8 isoform X2, whose amino-acid sequence is MEVSVPIDPLFLAWSCLRRRELQRCAEICSKILTDSPFDQAVWSLKTRALTEMVYVDEVEVDQEGIADMMLDESSIAQVARPGTSLRLLGTSQGGAPTPAVRPMTQSGRPITGFVRPSTLSGRPETMEQAIRTPRTASTARPVTSASGRFVRLGTASMLTNPDGPFINLSRLNLAKYAKMPNLSKTLFEYIFLHENDVKNALDLAALATEHAQFKDWWWKVQLGKCYYRLGLHREAEKQFRSALSHQEFVDTYLYLAKVYQRLDQPITSLNLFKQGLDHFPGEVTLLTGIARIHEEMNNMTSATEYYKEVLKQDNTHVEAIACIGSNHFYTDQPEIALRFYRRLLQMGVFNCQLYNNLGLCCFYAQQYDMTLSSFERALALVSSDDEQADIWYNLGHVAVGIGDSTLAYQCFKLTLAFNNNHGEAYNNLAVLEIRKGRIEQAKAFLQTSSSLSPHMYEPHFNFATLSDKVGDLQSSYMAAQKSEDAFPEHVDTQQILKNLRQHFATL
- the ttc8 gene encoding tetratricopeptide repeat protein 8 isoform X1, yielding MEVSVPIDPLFLAWSCLRRRELQRCAEICSKILTDSPFDQEPGHVSEAVWSLKTRALTEMVYVDEVEVDQEGIADMMLDESSIAQVARPGTSLRLLGTSQGGAPTPAVRPMTQSGRPITGFVRPSTLSGRPETMEQAIRTPRTASTARPVTSASGRFVRLGTASMLTNPDGPFINLSRLNLAKYAKMPNLSKTLFEYIFLHENDVKNALDLAALATEHAQFKDWWWKVQLGKCYYRLGLHREAEKQFRSALSHQEFVDTYLYLAKVYQRLDQPITSLNLFKQGLDHFPGEVTLLTGIARIHEEMNNMTSATEYYKEVLKQDNTHVEAIACIGSNHFYTDQPEIALRFYRRLLQMGVFNCQLYNNLGLCCFYAQQYDMTLSSFERALALVSSDDEQADIWYNLGHVAVGIGDSTLAYQCFKLTLAFNNNHGEAYNNLAVLEIRKGRIEQAKAFLQTSSSLSPHMYEPHFNFATLSDKVGDLQSSYMAAQKSEDAFPEHVDTQQILKNLRQHFATL